One region of Labrus bergylta chromosome 23, fLabBer1.1, whole genome shotgun sequence genomic DNA includes:
- the bltp3b gene encoding UHRF1-binding protein 1-like isoform X1, translating to MAGLIKKQILKHLSRFAKNLSPDKINLSTLKGEGQLTNLELDEEVLQSLLDLPTWLAINRVGCNKAAIRIPWTKLKTHPISLTLDKVVMEMSTCDEPRPPNGPSPIATASGQNEYGFAEKVVEGISLSINSIVIRISAKAFNASFELSQLQVYSVNTSWSIGDLRFTRIQDPQRGEILTFKEISWQMIRIEADAIQSAEHEMLSAPIRLITNQSKIRVTLKRRIKDCNVVATKLILILDDLLWVLTDSQLKAMVQYAKSLSEAMEKSAQQRKSMATEDQESSAPPSAQQVRTQQASTAADQSATMANLFSAFDVCETSHHLQITHLDLHICDDTHAKDKVNNKRISSGAMQLSFSSITLDYYPSHRAGESCVHWMHYSEATKTREGWARSLLDEFTSNVKLLKSAVQGPAPAHTSPQHSKISTSSSISFSPPPTQSPKTQLMSSSVVLRMADFSIYQVSTADQRRSSPKAMISCNKKSLYLPPEMPAIHVEFTEYYFPDGKDYPIPCPNLYAQLNALQLVLDPRSLVWINLFALDLRQSLEQFMEIYKLSDSQKPDEHVDIKIDGLMLKLVIPTDSDASCPADLPRSISVQTSEMVATNTRQPANCTRSHLEALLQAFEEEPFFSPSYSSFPRTSSSLPLLHPVFQRHAHEQDTKLHDIYRGLVVPTMGTDALKMPAVSDFWALHFAQFWVDYEGTRGGKGRPQPFVDSFPLTVWACQPAKIVQHQERLRAAAGSSMSRSTSGEAVSRLQRKRLLKEYYSTDGTLTSTHSSEATQPPSNGLHKPHSLDSLPSSSSSLSSGKDAGVHALVHVQKHLSAQVSHRQYVFLMQLQRSIKALQQTLQQDLEEMSSKKDRKDPSQPPADHQPFNVCLGLLLKSAEVSLLLKPVSQPEGSRSPLGSELSPSESRGTLEPGSDAGEGVEKGSEGAGSGSEGAAAKGTCNTVDQLLCGDGSDGPAPLVPTSTTASRPDLNHKASLEERTTAKNSRRWSSEEGGEAAVDGLAGGEEVGAGLDSKSQTGDSLLDQSSKDWSDKDATGANKMPQSTSRKGSLSVVSDLLSSSNSSRSTSLYSMSNIGRLMRDRSQSSFSVSYKNMKKSPSLQSLDNISIDSYLMEDGDTYSLLERDDVSISGFKDAIIEQSNTESATEAVIGREQEGGVSPDTVSATSQSTDDPTKDVVSVLMLKVRSVCVAMEAEGESTAVALEVGQVTPSQLGNVSLRQYLSNRSLGMVCSVPIPAQSSQAGGELSSASARGLHSPEVRARLESGPCAATHSPLAVRNGFLQLRLHGYQASFLMSTMRNLANFLEDDSAPLVLPMEISIRDTHIHLKDDGPRDNLSDSEHSPITMHVDSLIIHRRDDGSFSIGVDTTAEAKPRKDGSLIDSTLSPVPEVVGSVCAVPKATQTQAPPTIPPPPSRENMLMEENECLKLELSRAKMALAEAQMEKDSLLHRMKNLKVNTS from the exons ATGGCTGGGCTCATCAAGAAGCAGATCCTGAAGCATCTCTCCAG GTTTGCGAAGAATCTGTCCCCGGACAAGATCAACCTGAGCACGCTGAAGGGGGAGGGTCAGCTGACCAACCTGGAGCTGGATGAGGAGGTTCTCCAGAGCCTGCTGGACCTGCCCACCTGGCTCGCCATCAACCGCGTGGGCTGCAACAAGGCCGCCATCAGG ATACCATGGACAAAGTTGAAGACTCACCCAATCTCTCTG ACCCTGGATAAAGTGGTGATGGAGATGAGTACTTGTGATGAGCCTCGCCCCCCCAATGGGCCGTCTCCCATAGCAACAGCATCCGGTCAAAA TGAATATGGCTTTGCTGAGAAGGTGGTCGAGGGGATCTCACTGTCAATCAACTCAATCGTCATCAGGATCAGTGCCAAGGCCTTCAACGCCTCCTTTGAGCTCTCGCAGCTGCAGGTCTACAGCGTCAACACCAGCTGGAGCATCGGCGACTTGCGCTTCACCCGCATCCAAGACCCTCAAAGGGGAGAG ATCTTGACGTTCAAGGAGATCAGCTGGCAGATGATACGAATTGAGGCTGACGCAATCCAGAGCGCCGAGCATGAAATGCTGAGCGCTCCGATTCGCCTCATCACAAACCAGTCCAAGATCCGAGTCACTCTGAAGAGACGG ATTAAGGACTGCAACGTTGTGGCCACCaagctgattctgatcctgGATGACTTGCTCTGGGTGCTGACCGACTCCCAGCTCAAAGCCATGGTGCAGTATGCCAAGTCTCTGAGCGAGGCCATGGAAAAGTCggcacagcagaggaaaagCATGGCCACGGAAGACCAG GAGTCATCAGCGCCGCCCTCAGCCCAGCAAGTTCGCACCCAGCAGGCGTCCACAGCGGCCGACCAGAGTGCAACCATGGCCAACCTGTTCAGCGCTTTCGACGTATGTGAGACGTCCCACCATCTCCAGATCACACACCTCGACCTGCACATCTGTGACGACACCCACGCAAAGGACAAAG TGAACAATAAGAGAATATCAAGTGGAGCCATGCAGCTTTCCttcagctccatcactctggACTACTACCCTTCACACAGAGCAG GTGAAAGTTGTGTCCACTGGATGCACTACAGTGAGGCCACAAAGACCAGAGAGGGCTGGGCACGGAGTCTGCTCGACGAGTTCACGTCCAACGTGAAGCTGTTAAAGAGCGCAGTGCAAGGCCCGGCTCCTGCGCACACTTCCCCACAACACA GTAAGATAAGCACCTCCTCCAGCATCTCCTTCAGTCCCCCTCCCACTCAAAGCCCAAAGACCCAGCTCATGTCCAGCTCCGTGGTCCTCAGGATGGCCGACTTCAGCATCTACCAG GTTTCTACCGCAGACCAGCGTCGCTCCAGCCCCAAAGCCATGATCTCCTGCAATAAGAAGTCCTTGTACCTTCCCCCAGAGATGCCAGCCATTCACGTGGAGTTCACAGAGTACTACTTCCCTGATGGAAAAGACTACCCCA TTCCATGTCCTAACCTGTATGCCCAGCTGAACGCCCTGCAGCTGGTCCTGGATCCTCGCAGCCTGGTGTGGATCAACCTTTTTGCTCTTGACCTCAGGCAGAGTCTGGAGCAGTTCATGGAGATCTACAAGCTCAGCGACTCTCAGAAACCAGACGAGCATGTAGACATCAAGATTGACGGACTCATGCTGAAG CTGGTTATTCCCACCGATTCAGATGCGTCCTGTCCGGCTGATCTGCCTCGCTCCATCTCAGTGCAGACCTCAGAAATGGTCGCCACGAACACCCGGCAACCGGCTAACTGCACCCGCTCCCACCTTGAAGCCCTGCTGCAGGCCTTCGAGGAGGAACCATTCTTCTCCCCTTCGTATTCTTCATTCCCTCGCACTTCCTCTTCCTTACCCCTGCTGCATCCTGTCTTCCAGCGCCACGCGCACGAACAAGACACGAAGCTCCACGACATCTACCGCGGCCTGGTGGTGCCGACGATGGGCACAGACGCCCTCAAGATGCCGGCCGTTAGTGACTTTTGGGCGCTGCACTTTGCCCAGTTCTGGGTGGACTATGAAGGCACCCGTGGAGGAAAAGGGAGGCCGCAGCCCTTCGTGGACTCGTTCCCTCTGACCGTGTGGGCGTGTCAGCCCGCAAAGATTGTTCAGCACCAGGAGAggctcagagctgcagctggatCAAGTATGTCCAGGAGCACATCTGGAGAGGCTGTTTCACGGCTGCAGAGGAAACGGTTGCTAAAGGAGTATTACAGCACTGATGGCACACTAACGTCAACTCACAGCAGCGAGGCAACACAGCCTCCCAGTAACGGACTCCATAAACCACACTCATTGGACAGtctgccctcctcctcttcttctttatcATCCGGTAAAGACGCAGGTGTGCACGCTTTAGTGCACGTGCAGAAGCATTTAAGTGCTCAG GTGAGCCACCGGCAGTACGTGTTTCTTATGCAACTTCAGCGCAGCATCAAAGCCCTGCAGCAGACCCTACAGCAGGACCTGGAGGAGATGAGCTCCAAGAAAGATCGCAAGGATCCCTCtcagcctcctgcagaccaccAGCCCTTCAACGTCTGCCTCGGCCTTCTGCTGAAAAGCGCAGAGGTGTCCCTGCTCCTGAAGCCTGTCTCTCAACCTGAGGGTTCAAGGTCTCCTCTGGGGTCAGAGCTCTCCCCATCAGAGAGCCGAGGCACTCTGGAGCCTGGGAGCGACGCTGGAGAAGGGGTTGAAAAGGGGAGTGAAGGAGCTGGATCAGGGTCTGAGGGAGCAGCAGCCAAAGGTACATGCAACACTGTAGACCAGCTGCTATGTGGTGACGGCTCGGACGGTCCCGCTCCACTCGTCCCCACATCCACAACAGCTTCACGTCCTGACTTGAATCACAAAGCCTCACTGGAGGAGAGGACTACAGCTAAGAACTCACGGAGGTGGAGTTCAGAGGAAGGGGGCGAGGCGGCTGTTGATGGGTTGGCTGGGGGTGAAGAAGTGGGAGCTGGGTTAGATTCTAAATCGCAGACCGGCGACTCTCTGTTGGACCAGAGCAGCAAAGACTGGAGCGACAAAGACGCGACCGGAGCCAACAAGATGCCTCAGTCAACATCCAG GAAAGGAAGTTTGTCTGTGGTTTCTGACCTCCTCAGCTCCTCAAACTCCAGCAGATCCACCTCCCTTTATTCCATGTCAAACAT tgGTCGCTTGATGCGGGACCGTTCCCAGTCCAGCTTCTCTGTGTCCTACAAGAACATGAAGAAGAGCCCGTCCCTGCAGTCCCTGGATAACATCTCCATAGACAGCTACCTCATGGAGGACGGAGACACGTACAGTCTGCTGGAGAGAG ATGACGTGTCCATCTCAGGCTTCAAGGACGCCATCATTGAGCAAAGTAACACTGAGAGTGCCACCGAGGCTGTGATTGGTCGCGAGCAGGAGGGGGGCGTGTCCCCCGACACTGTCAGCGCCACGTCCCAGAGCACTGACGATCCCACCAAAGATGTA GTGTCCGTGCTGATGCTGAAGGTACGGTCGGTGTGTGTGGCCATGGAGGCGGAGGGCGAGAGCACGGCCGTGGCTCTGGAGGTGGGACAGGTCACACCGAGCCAGCTGGGCAACGTCAGCCTCAGGCAGTACCTTAGCAACCGCAGCCTGG GTATGGTGTGTTCAGTACCAATACCTGCTCAAAGCAGCCAAG CCGGAGGTGAGCTCAGCTCCGCGTCCGCCCGAGGCCTCCACAGTCCGGAGGTCCGGGCCCGCCTGGAGAGCGGGCCATGCGCCGCCACTCACTCACCACTGGCCGTGCGCAACGGCTTCCTGCAGCTGCGTCTCCACGGGTACCAGGCGAGCTTCTTGATGTCCACGATGCGTAACCTCGCCAACTTCCTGGAGGACGACTCTGCGCCGCTGGTGCTGCCCATGGAGATCAGCATCAGGGACACACACATCCACTTAAAG GACGACGGCCCCCGGGACAACCTTTCTGACTCTGAGCACTCTCCGATCACGATGCACGTGGACAGCCTCATCATTCACAGGAGGGACGATGGCTCCTTCTCCATAGGAG TGGACACGACGGCGGAGGCCAAACCCCGGAAAGATGGCTCGTTGATTGACAGCACTCTGAGTCCGGTTCCCGAGGTGGTGGGCAGCGTCTGCGCTGTACCAAAGGCTACACAGACACAAGCCCCGCCCACCATCCCACCTCCACCCAGCAGAGAAAAT ATGCTGATGGAGGAAAACGAATGTCTTAAATTGGAGCTGTCGCGAGCCAAGATGGCGCTGGCTGAAGCTCAGATGGAGAAGGACTCGCTGCTGCACCGCATGAAGAATCTTAAAGTCAACACCAGCTAG